A region from the candidate division KSB1 bacterium genome encodes:
- a CDS encoding CPBP family intramembrane metalloprotease yields the protein MGSSFLWLLTYGIGEETGWRGYALPRLQKNHSALSATVILWVFWALWHLSAFFYLYDPTIVIGFLLGVLAGAIVFTWLYNSTGGSILMVTLLHGVFNFHHWVHGVQSRDGFGYH from the coding sequence TTGGGCTCTTCGTTCTTATGGCTATTGACCTATGGTATTGGCGAAGAGACTGGTTGGCGTGGGTATGCGCTCCCCAGGTTGCAGAAGAATCACAGTGCACTTTCCGCCACTGTTATTCTGTGGGTGTTTTGGGCACTCTGGCATCTGTCTGCCTTTTTCTACCTCTACGACCCCACAATTGTCATCGGATTCTTGCTGGGGGTTCTTGCAGGAGCCATTGTATTTACTTGGCTGTACAATAGCACTGGCGGCAGTATTTTGATGGTGACTTTACTTCATGGTGTATTCAATTTCCACCACTGGGTGCACGGCGTGCAAAGTAGGGATGGTTTCGGCTATCATTAG